The segment tcttctcaagaaccactgagccagaaaagctgatatttacatgaaagctttctgacatagtgcagattcaagtttgttaaaatgatggcccccgggggtaggatggggccacaagggggatcaaagttttacatacaaatatataggaaaaatcttcttctcaagaaccattggaccaaagaagttcacatttacatgaaagctttctgacatagtgtagattcaagtttgcaaaaaccatggcctccaggggtaggttggggccataatagggactacggttttacatgcaaatatatatagaaagttctctgatatggaccaaggtgactcaggtgagcaatgtggcccatgggcctcttgttttattgtCCTCCACTGCAACGcagaaggggacatagaaatatctGTGTCCGTGCGTACCACTTTACTTTGTGgccgcaactcctcagaaaccatacaacagattttgttcatattttgcaggattgttagtcaccatgtgtagttgatcatatttcgctgccattttgattcaacaatttttacaggagttatgggacttgattgaatttgtacatgctacactataggaacactgtGGACACAACTCCTCCGAAACTGCTCACcgaatttcattcaaattttgtaggattgtaaATTTGTTAGTCACcttatgtagttgatcatattgcgctgtcattttgattcgaaaaattttacaggagttatggaactttattgaatttgtacatgctataCTATtgaaacactttgtggacgcaactcctcagaaaccgctccaCGGATTTTGTTCGAATTTTGTTgtattgttagtcaccatatgtagttgatcatattgcgccgtcattttgattcaatAAATTTTACAGGAGGTAATGGGACTTtcgtgcttcaactttttttgtggcggtgggggacatggctacgtgtaaCAATCTTGTTTGTTCTTATTTTTATTGCCAAATCTCTGCACATATCAAAAAAATAAACGGAGATAAAGGATCCCCTTGTCTACAACCCCTTTGAATATCAAAGACTTCAGAAAGGTTGCCACTTTGGTTAATTGTTGATGTTATATTTGTGTAGAAGAGCTTAACCCATGTTCTAATGGAAGGACCAAAGTTGAAgaagtttaaagtttttttttgtaaaattccaTGATAAAGTATCGAAggctttttcaaaaataataagtAATAAAAGACCAGGGATATCTACTTCAGTATAATGcattatattatatatcaatCTGACTAGTGTTTTCGCCTATATACCTGTTGGATATGAATCCTGTTTGAACTGGGTCTATTATTTTgtcgaaatatttttttaaactagCTGCAATAGTTCCCGATGCAATTTTATAGACTCACTCATTGATCAAACTTGACCCCCTCTTTTTCAAGAACCCGTTTAACAACTTCTTTTGTTTTCtctttgtgtttcttttattccattgattttgaaagtgtttttatgcccccaagatcgaagatcgggggcatattgtttttgtcattctgtaattctgtcttaaactttaaccttgctaataacttttgaacaataagtgctagagctttgatatttcacatgaatatttcttgtgacaagacctttccgtgggtaccaacatttttgacccgtGACCTtgggagtttgatctactttttgaaaactttaaccttgctaataactttcgaacaataagtgatagagctttgatatttcacatgaatatttcttgtgacaagacctttccgtgggtaccaacatttttgacccgtGACCTtgggagtttgatctactttttgaaaactttaaccttgctaataactttcgaacaataagtgatagagctttgatattttatacgagtattccttgtgacaagacctttccgttggtactaaaccttttgaccttgacatttgacctactttaaaaaaaattgatattggtcataacttctaaatagtaaatattagagctttcatattgcacatgagcatttcttgtgacaagatctttctactggtaccaagatatttgtccttgtgactttgaccatcttcggaattggccattatcgcggacatttgtgtttcacgaATACATCTTGTTTCTTGAATATTGTTCATTTCTATTTGCTGTTAAATACGCCATCATAGCGTAACATTTTGATTCTTCAATATTCTTTTCTAGCTCACTCACTCTTTgttgtaaattttcaataatttcattttgagagTCTACCTTTCTATGTAATGCATGTAAGGCTTATAGTGTATTCTCTTCGATTGATTCTTGGATTACTTTCGTTTTTTcatcgagaattttttttactatacCTTCTCAATCTTTTTTCGTGCTTATCTCCGATTTCAATCTACGAATCTCATCCAAAATACTTTTGTTTGAGCTTTGAGGGCTTGACTCAGTCTTTGTACTGCCCCTTGTGGATCTTTCTGACATGATGAGGAgaatgctatatatatatatatatatatatatatattactttctttcttttttgaatttccttctttataaaatgtcttactgttatgccctctgggcccaaaattggaataaacttatcttatcttatcttatcttatctatattaCACTTTTCAAAGTTGATATGTGTGTGTACTCACGTCTACACTGATCGTTTTGTACAGATGTCTCAGATGTGCAGTTTCCATAAATAGCTCTGAACACAACTCACGAAAGAAAAATCACTAAAAATGTCCAGACTTCTTTGGATCTCAAAAAATACTCTCCATATATGCTATAACATAAAAACCATCACAGACACAATCATTTGGTCACTTGAAAAATCAGTAGGTGATACTGTATTTAAGTTATAGAGGCCCTTGGCACAGCCAACCTCACAACAAGTCCACTCCGATGACGCCATTTTTAAAGTCAAGGACTAataatattctttatatatcaAACAGTTTTCAAGACCAATTAGGGCCAAAAGCTCTGagatattttttcattaaatttcttttgtttatttattgatttaccTGAGTCTGATTTTGAAGGTATCAGTGCTGAGACAGTCTGATACTACAATTAATGTCAAGACTGCTCACAATATCAAATGGTCAAAGGTAAATTCTTAGACTGAACAAACAAAGAAATGGCGTACAGCAATGTTTTAAGAATTATCTATTATCTCAAAGTTCCATGCACTAGTTTGGGTTGTACCATGTAAAATATATGCACCAGTACTATGTCAGCAACTTTTTAAagcccattttttaaaatgaacataTGGCAAATATGGGAATATTGATTAACTGCAGTGCATTTTTGTTTTCAGCCATATAATTCTTATGGTGGCAGATGATATGGCATGCAACCCAAGAAACCCAAGGCCTGGTAAATGAAAgcaattcataaacaaattttcatcatatatttttattcaattcaCAAACCAATTTCACCATATACCagtagataaataaataaatatttattcggtatatacatacaaacaaacataaataccaaggataacccatgaaagctcgaaagcttatttccaatggggtcctttgatggaCGGATGCTTGCACTAGGGGGTTGAGAGCACTACCTCTGCGCTACCCAGACACACAGTATGTTATTCAATTCATAAACAATTGTCAACATATACCAGTATGATATTCAATTCACATACCATTGTCACCATATACCAGTACATTATTCAATGCACAATGCCAGAAATTTTGGAAGAATTTATGaatagtgttttttttttctttttcatttgcaGCAACTGTTTTCAACAATGCCAATAACCAGATTAACGTCTATGGAGACGATGTTGAAGTGGATTACAGAGGATATGAAGTAAGGATTGCTTTTGCTTCATTTCAAGAAGTGCTAAAATTTTGCAACAGATTCGGGAAATGTAGACATGTTACTGCATTTTGTATCTAATAGGTTATTGGATTTTTGTGCAGTAATACAATCTCATGTTACTGTATACAATAGATTGTTGGTTTGGAGCAGTAACTCTGAATATGGTGTTGTATACAATAGATTGTTGGTTTAGTGCAGTAACACTGAATATGGTGTTGTATACAATAGATTGTTGGTTTAGTGCAGTAAGACTAGATATCATGTATTCAATTGATTGTTGGTTTTGTGCAGTAACACTGAATATTGTGTTCCAGTATTTTACACTGCCCTTGTGTAATGCCTAAAATCTGATAAAGGCAATTCTATGTGTTTCTgcattttgtatcaatatattATTGAGTTTTTGTGCAGCAACATAATGTCATGTTGCTGTATTCGATTGGTTGTTGGGTTTTGTACAGTAACACAATATGTTTAATTCCTAAAATCTGATTGATTAGGAGTAAATGTTGAAAAGAAATTGGTTAAACAGATGATTCTGATAAGTGTTCCTGTGCAATGGAGTTGCAGAGTTAACGCCCCCTTTTCTGACTTTTTCCAAGTTGTACATATGTTTGGGTCTATTTTTTATATGCCAAATATGCAATAATTTGTCACTAGTCATAATATGTCAGATGACACATTTTTTGTTCTCAGGTGCTAATTTTGAGATGTGGCAATTTGTCATTATACATTGTCTGTACAATTTACTTGTATGTAACTTTTACTTATATTTGAATCCTAGTTTGTGTTCCCTTTACTGTcatttattgtatatgtaataaatgacctattttattctttaaaggGTGTGGTGTTTTTATTTAGTGCAGGCAGACAGGTATAAATAATGTAGTACTGTTTACTGAGTTGGTTTGGTGAAGTGGAACTGTTAGCCTCGTTGGCAGATAACAAAGATTGGCCAAGAATAAAAGCaccaattatttttattcatataaatcaTAACTGCATCAGATAAAAATCTGCCACTAATTTAAGTGCAAACTTTTCAAActgcttttttaaaattgatttgcCTAATGGGTTATTTAACAGTGGGTTATTTAACAGTTGAATTGTTTGTAGGTAACAGTGGAAAATTTCATCCGAGTTCTCACTGGTAGACTACCCCCTAGCACCCCGAGAAGTAAACGATTGTTGTCCGATGAACACTCAAATGTCTTGGTTTATATGACAGGTAATGCTTTGTTCAACTAATGTGATGTTCAGCTAATGTGATGTTCAGCTAATTTGACATTCAATTAATGTGACATTTAACTAATGTGACTTTCAATTAATGTGATGTTCAACTAATGTGACATTTAACTAATGTGACATTCAATTAATGTGACGTTCAACTAATGTGATGTTCAACTAATGTGATGTTCATCTAATGTGATGTTCGAGTAAAGTGACATTCAATTATTGTGACGTTCAACTAATGTGACATTCAATTAATGTGAAGTTCAACTAATGTGATGTTCAACTAATGTGACATTCAACTAATGTGACGTTCAATTAATGTGAAGTTCAACTAATGTGATGTTCAACTAATGTGATGTTCATCTAATGTGATGTTCATCTAATGTGATGTTCAACTAATGTGACATTTAACTAATGTGACATTCAATTAATGTGACGTTCAACTAATGTGATGTTCAACTAATGTGACATTCAATTAATGTGACGTTCAACTAATGTGATGTTCAACTAATGTGATGTTCATCTAATGTGATGTTCATCTAATGTGATGTTCAACTAATGTGACATTTAACTAATGTGACATTCAATTAATGTGACGTTCAATTAATGTGATGTTCAACTAATGTGATGTTCATCTAATGTGATGTTCGAGTAAAGTGACATTCAATTATTGTGACGTTCAACTAATGTGACGTTCAATTAATGTGAAGTTCAACTAATGTGATGTTCAACTAATGTGACGTTCAACTAATGTGATGTTCAACTAATGTGAAGTTCAACTAATCTGATGCTCATCTAATGTTTTGTTCAGCTAAACTTGGCAAAAACAATTGATTTTGTTGTGCCAAGAACTGTAAACATGGTAATTTATGTTTAATAAACAAGAAAGAATATATTAGTTGCTGTTGCATTGACAATAACTACAGTGCTATTTCAGGTATGGCACAAATGTAGTGTAACGGTTTGGTCAGTGTGTGCATCTTTACAGTATTACTGtttaattatacatatattaatacTCATCATGGATAGAAATTAATCTTAAGAATTTATTTCCTCACACATTGTAGGTCATGGTGGAGATGGGTTTTTAAAGTTTCAAGATGCAGAAGAAATTTCTAACGTGGAGCTAGCTGATGCTTTTGAACAAATGTGGCAGAAGAGGAGGTAATGATTAATCCACTGAAACTCTTGTGTTCAATTCATGCGGACTCCTCGTGAGTTTACACTGTTTCAGTGGGACGGATATGTTTGCGTTGTTGTTTCTCTGTTCTGTTTCAACACATATGTTGTTGTCTTGTGTAGTTTTGTGCGGTTCAATTTAAACATACATCTTTTACTGTTGTCTTGTTGTAGGTTTGCTATGTTCTATTCAAACAAATGGTGGTTTTTACTGGCGTTTTCTTTTTGTATGTTTGTTATACCCCATGCAACGAAGTtgcggagggtataatgtttttgacctgACCATCAGtcctttcttgtcagcgcaactcctttGAGACCGCTgaacagaattttgtgaaactttgtagttgatAAGGACATACTGTGTCTCGTAGTTTTGCTCTATTCAATTTAAAGATGTGGTTAAGTGTTGTTTTGTTGTAGTTTTGCTCTCTTACATTTTAAGACATGGATTTGCTTTTGTTTCAGTACCATAGGATAACATGaatctatataaatgtacatgccTTTCTTAATTACATCTCCATCGCAATAAAATGCATGCATCTTCTCCAAAGATAATGCTTATCCGCAATGATTTTATATTGCTTGATACAAATGTATGTAAGGTACATTTTTTCActtgttttattcatttaagaactttttttccaaaaaataattctaaagaatTTAAACTTTTTCCTATGGTGTAATTTTTGCTATTTTCACTGTGGGCCAAACAGATAAATTAACAGTGCAATGAGAATAACAAATTtataacagatacatgtatatcgaatgaataaaaaaaaacccacttgcAATTTAAAGCTATATGTGCagtatcaaacattatattgttCGATGTTAAAAACCAGGCCAAAATTTCGTTAgtatgataaactatgaaaaataatacgaTTTCCACAAattatatacaggtattacTAATAAAGGAGTACTGGTCTACGCAATGTAAGGAGAAAGCAGTgattttttaatgcatatttatgaaggaaTGACTTTTATGGTGGATATGTGCAAGCGCAAGAGAAAAATATTATTAGAAACACCATGGGAGATTTACAGTATATAGTCGTACTGAATGGtgatttcatgttaaacatgaaatttaactcCCTCTCCATTGTTCAAAGTGATTCTCTCTACCCTGTTTCTGTCTGACTGTCTTTTATCGCTGACTGTGTTCCGCCAACAGCCTGAAGGCCGTCCATGCTTTCACATCACCATGTAATTGTTGACTTTCAAAATTCTGTGTGCAATGCCGCAtgatcatgaatatttcaaaatagggCCTTCCCTATCCTTTTATGTCCCTGCCACAAAGTGGTCAGGGTATAATTTTATCCTTGTCCATCCCTCTATTCTTCCATGACAcccagttttccggacttttgtTCCGctttgttgatttttgatggagttgtgcccctttagaaaaattaatgttagGAACCGTTTTCCTAACTTTTTTCTAaacgccttgagatattgaacttactttttgtatgcaggtgtatattgatgagttacagatcaaatttgAGGGTTTTTTTCTGGTTCATTGTCATGCCAATACATCTAGTTATTCCTACAATAATATCCAAAGATCTCAACACATATAGCTTTAAACTATGTGGAAAGTTTGACAGAAAAATAAGCAGGAGCAAATATAAAGCTGACTGTGTACAGTATTTTACCTTTAAGTTTGTATAAGATTTGAATTATATATTACTGAGGTATGTTAATTCATTGGTTTCCAGATATCATGAgatttttttcatgattgacACCTGCCAAGCAGAGTCGATGTTTCAGAAGTTCTACTCTCCCAATATTCTAGCCATTGCCAGCAGTAAAGTGGGCGAAGACTCGCTGTCTGTATGTACCAAGTTTAGATTTTGCCACACATTATTGTGATTAGCTGCTTGTAAAAATTGTCATTGAGAGGtcaaacaatctaattaaaattagatgttagatcaaATAACTTCTTTTTGAGCATGTTCTAATGATTGGACATATTGAATGATTAAgcttttatatgatatattttgaaagtaatGTCAATGTGATGCAAAGTTAAAGTGTGATATATACTGATCTTTTCTTATAGATTCATGTATTGCAGACAGCTATTATTAATCAACAGACAGTTTTAGAGGAATTTACCAGTATTCTTAAGGAGAGGAAATgcaattttttcattttattttcagcaTCATGTGGACCCAAGCATTGGAGTATATGTAATCGATAGGTACACTTATTATGCCTTAGAATTTCTGGAGACGGTCAATCCGGGCAGCAAGAAAACTATGGGCCAGTTTGTAAGTCAGCTAGAAATCTCTATAACAGAACTAGTCTGTATTGTCCATTTGTGAATTGTCTACCAAGGTGTGCACAGAGTAGAGTGCTATCTGCATTATGGAGTCTTATCTTTTAAGACTACAAGTGTTCAGATGTTTTGGGAATTTGAATTTGGAACTAAGGGGAGATCCGAGAATGTATCTTTTTTGGTATTTTCAGTTAAATGTGTGTCCCAAATATCAGTGTATATCAACAGTAGCCAAGCGGACAGACCTGTTTAAGAGAGACGTGAACAAAGTGCTTCTGACTGATTTCTTTGGAAGTGTGAGAAACGTAGAGTTGCTTCCAGAGTCTATACAACTTCAGAATATAACTTTATCTACAGAAAGGTATGATTAGCAGGGTCTATACAACTTCAGAATATAACTATCTATAGAAAGGTATGATTAACAGGGTCTATACAACTTCAGAATATAACTCTATCTATAGAAAGGTATGATTAACAGGGTCTATACAACTTCAGAATATAACTCTATCTATAGAAAGGTATGATTAACAGGGTCTATACAACTTCAGAATATAACTCTATCTATAGAAAGGTATGATTAGCAGGGTCTATACAACTTCAGAATATAACTATCTATAGAAAGGTATGTTAACAGGGTCTATACAACTTCAGAATATAACTCTATCTATAGAAAGGTATGATTAACAGGGTCTATACAACTTCAGAATATAACTCTATCTATAGAAAGGTATGATTAGCAGGGTCTATACAACTTCAGAATATAACTCTATCTATAGAAAGGTATGATTAGCAGGGTCTATAC is part of the Ostrea edulis chromosome 2, xbOstEdul1.1, whole genome shotgun sequence genome and harbors:
- the LOC125680450 gene encoding GPI-anchor transamidase-like, with amino-acid sequence MAAPIANFYFLLITLILIFLQKSTGTNPEEFFKSGHTNNWAVLVDTSRFWFNYRHVANVLSVYRSCKRLGIPDSHIILMVADDMACNPRNPRPATVFNNANNQINVYGDDVEVDYRGYEVTVENFIRVLTGRLPPSTPRSKRLLSDEHSNVLVYMTGHGGDGFLKFQDAEEISNVELADAFEQMWQKRRYHEIFFMIDTCQAESMFQKFYSPNILAIASSKVGEDSLSHHVDPSIGVYVIDRYTYYALEFLETVNPGSKKTMGQFLNVCPKYQCISTVAKRTDLFKRDVNKVLLTDFFGSVRNVELLPESIQLQNITLSTERKESGDSRSDKPLTYAQQFPMPV